In Syngnathoides biaculeatus isolate LvHL_M chromosome 5, ASM1980259v1, whole genome shotgun sequence, the following are encoded in one genomic region:
- the brd9 gene encoding bromodomain-containing protein 9 isoform X1 encodes MGKKHKKHKPEWRTVDDYEDKALEKPLKLVLKVGGSEVTELSGSGHDSSYYEDRSDHERHKEKKKKKKKKSDKDKYLDDEERKRRKEEKRKKREREQNESEAAAATAVSPGVPVEPFTISKTLTIKVEPEEKKRKKEKFESEPEFEEFHPGVKVEVEHQGERPVRACRTQHENESTPRQLLLEHFLRQLQRKDTHGFFAIPVTDAIAPNYSMIIKHPMDFSTMKDKITNNEYNTVTEFKADFKLMCDNAMVYNRPETVYYKAAKKLLHTGFKMMSKDRLLVLKRSMSFMQDMEAILGDEELAADLPPTETIPIPVESAKKSKKQPVKDMNYLFEPEGSACSLTDSTAEEHVLALVEHSADEARDRINRYMPNSKIGYLQKDSDTSLLYTVVNQLDPDAEEEETHKVDLTSLSNKLLPGITTLGFKDDRRHKVTFLSSAYNIQSLQKNSVFPDLLPDESDLLCSAYGDEMGVQCALSILDFVKGCGSVTKQWVDGLLDKMTASDHTKATNQIRQKRNMMLKPDETKTGLCDMQMVDGAGLGEGSSVLDLMSLKNYPDMSLDISMLGTLGKGVKKEPGNEDGQQHFHDADKLLQEFQEAQVDRVCSRPSSNLSSLSNASERDQHHLGSPAQSEMVHDPYEFLHSPDSESPANN; translated from the exons acTATGAGGACAAGGCCCTGGAGAAGCCGCTGAAGCTCGTGCTCAAAGTCGGGGGGAGCGAAGTGACAGAACTCTCGGGTTCGGGCCACGATTCCAGCTACTACGAAGACAGATCGGACCACGAGcggcacaaagaaaaaaagaagaagaaaaagaaaaagtctgaTAAGGACAAGTATCTGGACGATGAAGAGAGAAAGCGACGGAAG gaagaaaagaggaagaagagagagcgagagcagaACGAATCCGAGGCAGCGGCTGCCACCGCAGTTAGCCCCGGTGTGCCCGTTGAACCATTCACAATATCGAAAACTCTAACTATCAAAGTCGAG CCCGAagagaagaaaaggaagaaggaGAAGTTCGAGAGCGAGCCTGAATTTGAGGAATTTCACCCCGGTGTGAAGGTCGAAGTTGAGCACCAGGGAGAGAGGCCCGTGCGAGCGTGTCGGACACAGCACG AGAATGAGTCCACTCCTCGCCAACTATTACTTGAGCATTTCCTTCGCCAGCTCCAGAG AAAAGATACCCACGGTTTCTTTGCCATCCCGGTGACGGACGCGATCGCCCCCAATTACTCAATGATCATCAAGCATCCAATGGACTTCAGCACCATGAAAGACAAGATCACAAACAATGAGTACAACACGGTGACAGAATTCAAG GCGGACTTCAAACTGATGTGCGACAATGCCATGGTGTACAACCGTCCAGAGACGGTCTACTACAAGGCGGCCAAGAAACTTCTCCACACCGGTTTTAAGATGATGAGCAAG gaTCGCCTGTTGGTTTTGAAGCGCAGCATGTCTTTCATGCAGGACATGGAAGCCATTTTGGGGGATGAAGAACTTGCGGCCGATTTACCTCCAACGGAGACAATTCCAATTCCGGTGGAATCGGCCAAAAAGTCAAAAAAACAACCCGTGAAGGACATGAA CTACCTGTTTGAGCCAGAAGGGAGCGCCTGCAGCCTGACGGACAGCACGGCAGAGGAGCACGTTCTTGCCCTGGTGGAACATTCGGCGGACGAAGCTCGAGATCGGATCAACAGATACATGCCAAACTCAAAG ATCGGCTACTTGCAGAAAGACTCCGACACTTCCCTTTTGTATACTGTCGTCAATCAGCTCGATCCCGATGCAGAAG AAGAGGAGACCCACAAAGTGGACTTGACTTCACTGTCAAATAAACTTCTTCCCGGAATAACAACGCTGGGCTTCAAAGATGACAGGAGACACAAAG TGACGTTCTTAAGCAGCGCCTACAACATTCAGAGCCTGCAGAAGAACTCGGTCTTTCCAGACTTGCTCCCCGACGAGTCGGACTTGCTGTGCTCCGCCTACGGAGATGAAATGGGGGTACAATGCGCTCTGAG CATTCTGGACTTTGTAAAGGGCTGTGGAAGTGTCACCAAGCAATGGGTCGATGGACTCCTGGATAAGATGACCGCAAGCGATCACACGAAAGCCACCAATCAGATCCGGCAG AAGAGAAATATGATGCTGAAACCTGACGAGACCAAGACAGGCCTCTGTGACATGCAG ATGGTGGACGGCGCCGGTCTTGGAGAGGGCAGTTCCGTCTTGGACTTAATGTCACTGAAAAACTACCCCGACATGTCTCTTGACATATCCATGCTCGGCACGCTAG GTAAAGGCGTGAAGAAGGAGCCAGGAAATGAGGACGGCCAGCAGCACTTTCACGACGCTGACAAGCTCCTGCAGGAGTTCCAGGAGGCTCAGGTGGACCGAGTCTGCTCCAGACCTTCGTCCAACCTGTCGTCTCTGTCCAACGCCTCGGAGAGGGACCAGCACCACTTGG GGAGCCCGGCGCAGTCCGAAATGGTCCACGATCCCTACGAGTTCCTGCACTCTCCCGACTCAGAGAGCCCAGCCAACAACTGA
- the brd9 gene encoding bromodomain-containing protein 9 isoform X2: MGKKHKKHKPEWRTVDDYEDKALEKPLKLVLKVGGSEVTELSGSGHDSSYYEDRSDHERHKEKKKKKKKKSDKDKYLDDEERKRRKEEKRKKREREQNESEAAAATAVSPGVPVEPFTISKTLTIKVEPEEKKRKKEKFESEPEFEEFHPGVKVEVEHQGERPVRACRTQHENESTPRQLLLEHFLRQLQRKDTHGFFAIPVTDAIAPNYSMIIKHPMDFSTMKDKITNNEYNTVTEFKADFKLMCDNAMVYNRPETVYYKAAKKLLHTGFKMMSKDRLLVLKRSMSFMQDMEAILGDEELAADLPPTETIPIPVESAKKSKKQPVKDMNYLFEPEGSACSLTDSTAEEHVLALVEHSADEARDRINRYMPNSKIGYLQKDSDTSLLYTVVNQLDPDAEEEETHKVDLTSLSNKLLPGITTLGFKDDRRHKVTFLSSAYNIQSLQKNSVFPDLLPDESDLLCSAYGDEMGVQCALSILDFVKGCGSVTKQWVDGLLDKMTASDHTKATNQIRQKRNMMLKPDETKTGLCDMQVDYGGRRRSWRGQFRLGLNVTEKLPRHVS; this comes from the exons acTATGAGGACAAGGCCCTGGAGAAGCCGCTGAAGCTCGTGCTCAAAGTCGGGGGGAGCGAAGTGACAGAACTCTCGGGTTCGGGCCACGATTCCAGCTACTACGAAGACAGATCGGACCACGAGcggcacaaagaaaaaaagaagaagaaaaagaaaaagtctgaTAAGGACAAGTATCTGGACGATGAAGAGAGAAAGCGACGGAAG gaagaaaagaggaagaagagagagcgagagcagaACGAATCCGAGGCAGCGGCTGCCACCGCAGTTAGCCCCGGTGTGCCCGTTGAACCATTCACAATATCGAAAACTCTAACTATCAAAGTCGAG CCCGAagagaagaaaaggaagaaggaGAAGTTCGAGAGCGAGCCTGAATTTGAGGAATTTCACCCCGGTGTGAAGGTCGAAGTTGAGCACCAGGGAGAGAGGCCCGTGCGAGCGTGTCGGACACAGCACG AGAATGAGTCCACTCCTCGCCAACTATTACTTGAGCATTTCCTTCGCCAGCTCCAGAG AAAAGATACCCACGGTTTCTTTGCCATCCCGGTGACGGACGCGATCGCCCCCAATTACTCAATGATCATCAAGCATCCAATGGACTTCAGCACCATGAAAGACAAGATCACAAACAATGAGTACAACACGGTGACAGAATTCAAG GCGGACTTCAAACTGATGTGCGACAATGCCATGGTGTACAACCGTCCAGAGACGGTCTACTACAAGGCGGCCAAGAAACTTCTCCACACCGGTTTTAAGATGATGAGCAAG gaTCGCCTGTTGGTTTTGAAGCGCAGCATGTCTTTCATGCAGGACATGGAAGCCATTTTGGGGGATGAAGAACTTGCGGCCGATTTACCTCCAACGGAGACAATTCCAATTCCGGTGGAATCGGCCAAAAAGTCAAAAAAACAACCCGTGAAGGACATGAA CTACCTGTTTGAGCCAGAAGGGAGCGCCTGCAGCCTGACGGACAGCACGGCAGAGGAGCACGTTCTTGCCCTGGTGGAACATTCGGCGGACGAAGCTCGAGATCGGATCAACAGATACATGCCAAACTCAAAG ATCGGCTACTTGCAGAAAGACTCCGACACTTCCCTTTTGTATACTGTCGTCAATCAGCTCGATCCCGATGCAGAAG AAGAGGAGACCCACAAAGTGGACTTGACTTCACTGTCAAATAAACTTCTTCCCGGAATAACAACGCTGGGCTTCAAAGATGACAGGAGACACAAAG TGACGTTCTTAAGCAGCGCCTACAACATTCAGAGCCTGCAGAAGAACTCGGTCTTTCCAGACTTGCTCCCCGACGAGTCGGACTTGCTGTGCTCCGCCTACGGAGATGAAATGGGGGTACAATGCGCTCTGAG CATTCTGGACTTTGTAAAGGGCTGTGGAAGTGTCACCAAGCAATGGGTCGATGGACTCCTGGATAAGATGACCGCAAGCGATCACACGAAAGCCACCAATCAGATCCGGCAG AAGAGAAATATGATGCTGAAACCTGACGAGACCAAGACAGGCCTCTGTGACATGCAGGTGGACT ATGGTGGACGGCGCCGGTCTTGGAGAGGGCAGTTCCGTCTTGGACTTAATGTCACTGAAAAACTACCCCGACATGTCTCTTGA
- the zdhhc11 gene encoding palmitoyltransferase ZDHHC11 isoform X2: MNLLSGQLRRTAPMHGSSRNELVPSKTPRSNGWTWPPQVFQVVAWLVYNYLAVAAFGMFIPLLPPPWKHVLYAVTGLAFLVHLLSHVAAVTIDPADDSVRAKKTHSGPMPLFDRTVQRHVIQDLHCYLCDVKVGPKAKHCSVCNKCVSDFDHHCQWLNNCVGGRNYRYFFAAVTSAAVGVGLLVAVILFVFIQHYLNPGILRTDPQIHGLLANDTWLVFLPSSPVKTSSAGLLIVAFFTAVLSFTCLLLLWHLLCFHFYLLSKGLSTYEYIKLQRPKEARSGDAEVGNPRDTQTNNKVSQNPVRSMDCEPIQIHGASTCKSDDKGPLSSRLSEPICTEMEPINKSSEKNAAFHHEAQKSAEKERDGDMTPASTWKPDAGDEATGESAKSAESVPEAQDPLGSSAMTPDDT; encoded by the exons ATGAACCTCCTCAGCGGGCAGCTGAGGCGGACGGCCCCCATGCACGGCAGCAGTCGAAACGAGCTGGTCCCGTCCAAGACGCCGCGCTCCAACGGCTGGACGTGGCCCCCTCAGGTCTTCCAAGTCGTGGCCTGGCTGGTGTACAACTACTTGGCCGTCGCGGCCTTCGGCATGTTCATTCCGCTCCTCCCGCCGCCCTGGAAACACGTGCTCTACGCC GTGACAGGTTTAGCTTTCCTCGTGCACTTGCTCAGCCACGTCGCCGCGGTGACCATTGACCCGGCCGACGACAGCGTGAGGGCCAAGAAGACCCACAGCGGGCCGATGCCGCTTTTTGACCGCACGGTGCAGCGTCACGTCATCCAGGACCTGCACTGTTACCTTTGCGACGTCAAGGT TGGGCCCAAAGCCAAACACTGCAGCGTTTGCAACAAGTGCGTGTCTGATTTTGATCACCACTGCCAATGGCTCAACAACTGCGTGGGCGGCAGGAACTACAG GTACTTCTTTGCAGCAGTGACCTCCGCGGCGGTCGGCGTGGGCCTGCTGGTCGCCGTCATTTTGTTCGTGTTCATCCAGCACTATCTGAATCCAGGGATCCTTCGGACGGACCCGCAAATACATG GTCTGTTGGCAAACGACACCTGGCTGGTGTTTTTACCATCATCCCCCGTAAAGACGAGTTCGGCCGGTCTCCTCATCGTGGCCTTCTTCACCGCCGTACTCAGCTTCACGTGCCTGCTGCTGCTCTGGCACCTGCTCTGCTTCCATTTCTACCTCT TGTCCAAAGGGTTAAGCACGTATGAGTACATTAAGCTGCAGCGTCCGAAAGAAGCCAGAAGCGGAGACGCCGAAGTGGGAAATCCGCGCGACACGCAGACAAACAACAAGGTCTCCCAG AATCCAGTGAGATCTATGGACTGCGAGCCGATCCAAATTCACGGCGCAAG TACTTGCAAGTCTGACGATAAAGGACCGCTTTCCAGCCGACTGTCGGAGCCCATCTGCACCGAG ATGGAACCCATTAATAAATCATCAGAGAAGAACGCCGCCTTTCATCATGAAGCACAGAAGTCTGCAGAGAAAGAGA GAGACGGCGATATGACCCCCGCGAGCACCTGGAAGCCCGACGCCGGCGACGAAGCGACGGGTGAAAGCGCCAAGTCAGCCGAGAGCGTTCCCGAGGCGCAGGATCCCCTCGGAAGCTCGGCGATGACTCCGGACGATACGTAG
- the zdhhc11 gene encoding palmitoyltransferase ZDHHC11 isoform X1: MNLLSGQLRRTAPMHGSSRNELVPSKTPRSNGWTWPPQVFQVVAWLVYNYLAVAAFGMFIPLLPPPWKHVLYAVTGLAFLVHLLSHVAAVTIDPADDSVRAKKTHSGPMPLFDRTVQRHVIQDLHCYLCDVKVGPKAKHCSVCNKCVSDFDHHCQWLNNCVGGRNYRYFFAAVTSAAVGVGLLVAVILFVFIQHYLNPGILRTDPQIHGLLANDTWLVFLPSSPVKTSSAGLLIVAFFTAVLSFTCLLLLWHLLCFHFYLLSKGLSTYEYIKLQRPKEARSGDAEVGNPRDTQTNNKVSQNPVRSMDCEPIQIHGASSTCKSDDKGPLSSRLSEPICTEMEPINKSSEKNAAFHHEAQKSAEKERDGDMTPASTWKPDAGDEATGESAKSAESVPEAQDPLGSSAMTPDDT, translated from the exons ATGAACCTCCTCAGCGGGCAGCTGAGGCGGACGGCCCCCATGCACGGCAGCAGTCGAAACGAGCTGGTCCCGTCCAAGACGCCGCGCTCCAACGGCTGGACGTGGCCCCCTCAGGTCTTCCAAGTCGTGGCCTGGCTGGTGTACAACTACTTGGCCGTCGCGGCCTTCGGCATGTTCATTCCGCTCCTCCCGCCGCCCTGGAAACACGTGCTCTACGCC GTGACAGGTTTAGCTTTCCTCGTGCACTTGCTCAGCCACGTCGCCGCGGTGACCATTGACCCGGCCGACGACAGCGTGAGGGCCAAGAAGACCCACAGCGGGCCGATGCCGCTTTTTGACCGCACGGTGCAGCGTCACGTCATCCAGGACCTGCACTGTTACCTTTGCGACGTCAAGGT TGGGCCCAAAGCCAAACACTGCAGCGTTTGCAACAAGTGCGTGTCTGATTTTGATCACCACTGCCAATGGCTCAACAACTGCGTGGGCGGCAGGAACTACAG GTACTTCTTTGCAGCAGTGACCTCCGCGGCGGTCGGCGTGGGCCTGCTGGTCGCCGTCATTTTGTTCGTGTTCATCCAGCACTATCTGAATCCAGGGATCCTTCGGACGGACCCGCAAATACATG GTCTGTTGGCAAACGACACCTGGCTGGTGTTTTTACCATCATCCCCCGTAAAGACGAGTTCGGCCGGTCTCCTCATCGTGGCCTTCTTCACCGCCGTACTCAGCTTCACGTGCCTGCTGCTGCTCTGGCACCTGCTCTGCTTCCATTTCTACCTCT TGTCCAAAGGGTTAAGCACGTATGAGTACATTAAGCTGCAGCGTCCGAAAGAAGCCAGAAGCGGAGACGCCGAAGTGGGAAATCCGCGCGACACGCAGACAAACAACAAGGTCTCCCAG AATCCAGTGAGATCTATGGACTGCGAGCCGATCCAAATTCACGGCGCAAG CAGTACTTGCAAGTCTGACGATAAAGGACCGCTTTCCAGCCGACTGTCGGAGCCCATCTGCACCGAG ATGGAACCCATTAATAAATCATCAGAGAAGAACGCCGCCTTTCATCATGAAGCACAGAAGTCTGCAGAGAAAGAGA GAGACGGCGATATGACCCCCGCGAGCACCTGGAAGCCCGACGCCGGCGACGAAGCGACGGGTGAAAGCGCCAAGTCAGCCGAGAGCGTTCCCGAGGCGCAGGATCCCCTCGGAAGCTCGGCGATGACTCCGGACGATACGTAG